The Nitrospira sp. sequence AACAGCGGGAGGTAGGCTCTGGCAAAACAGATCCACGGTTTTTCGGAACAGAAACAACGCGGTGTCTTGAGGAGAGGCGGCGAGTGCTGCTTGTGCGGCAATGCGCAGGTCATCAGCGGTAATCTGGTACCGCCGTGCGACGAGCAAAGCGTCTTCCAGATCTACATCGGTGCCGCGCCGTAGTTTTGCAAGAATGAAATCGATCGGCGTAAGGACGCTGACCCGGAGATTAGGCCGATTGACGAGAACTGTGGCCCGGTCGCGGTAGCCCGGAGGCATCGCCACGACCGACCAGCCTGAAAAGTTTTGCGTCAGGTCAGCCGGCACCTGCGCGGCAGTCAGAAAGTTCAGTAATCCGTCGAGTGGCCCCACTACTTCCGCATCCACA is a genomic window containing:
- a CDS encoding DUF6036 family nucleotidyltransferase, with translation MPTLNTDQLIALLARYVAETGTTLDLLLVGALALPAYGIPDRATRDVDAEVVGPLDGLLNFLTAAQVPADLTQNFSGWSVVAMPPGYRDRATVLVNRPNLRVSVLTPIDFILAKLRRGTDVDLEDALLVARRYQITADDLRIAAQAALAASPQDTALFLFRKTVDLFCQSLPPAVE